In one Nodosilinea sp. FACHB-141 genomic region, the following are encoded:
- the petG gene encoding cytochrome b6-f complex subunit V, with product MVEPLLSGIVLGFIPVTLAGLFVAAYLQYRRDNKLNS from the coding sequence GTGGTTGAGCCTTTGCTAAGTGGCATTGTTCTAGGGTTTATTCCTGTCACCCTGGCCGGGCTTTTCGTTGCGGCTTACTTGCAATATCGCCGGGACAATAAGCTTAATTCGTAG